From Cucumis melo cultivar AY chromosome 3, USDA_Cmelo_AY_1.0, whole genome shotgun sequence:
ATTTCAATATTACAAGTGAAAAGAGTGTTAAATAATcgaaatataattaatttatcaTTCACCGACTAGTTTTAAGTTTCTGGGTCAATGGGGTGATTTAAGACTACTTATCTTTGATTCTCGATTTCTTAAACAAATTCAACTATTACAAAAAGCTTCATTTTTCATTGTCAGGGGATGTTACATTCAACAACTGGACCAGAGTTGTGGTGATAATATGGCTGTTTATAGTTCTAGTCATTACACAAAGTTACACTGCAAGTTTAGCTTCACTTTTGACGGTTCAAGAACTCAAACCAGCCGTAACTGATATCAATCAGCTTCTTAAAAATGGAGAGAACATAGGGCTTCAAGGGGGTTCTTTCATCTATGAGATTCTCAAGTCCTTGAAGTTCAATGATATCCAGCTCAAAACTTACAGCAGTGTAGAACAAATGCACGAACTTTTCACAAAAGGAAGCATGAATGGAGGAATTTCTGCTGCCTTAGATGAAATCCCTTACATTAACCTATTTCTCGCAAAGTATTGCTCACAATATACCACCACTGAACCCACCTATAAAGCCGAAGGTTTTGGTTTTGTAAGTTCTCTCTCTCCAGAACTCCATTCGATCCGTAAtccatttatttttcttaagattaatttttttttaaaaaaacggGTATGTTTGATAACTAATTCacttcttatttttttaaacaagaAACTTGTTTTCAAAGTTACAATAAACTTTGCATATATGCGGAATCAGTTTGGTGAAGATATAACATCAGTCCCAATTTAACACGTTGGAATTGTGCCTtgaatatctattatttgacGATTTGAGCAACCAAGTACACCGTCAAACTATATAAGCTTTCTAACTTGAAAAGCATTTTTCGATCAGTAATATGAAATTTTTGCTATAATAAACTTCTCTCTCTGTTCCTGGTAATGTAGTTTAGGCACTGTTAACAAAACAACTAAATCTCTATATCAATTTTCTATTCTTGTGAAACAACTAAATCTCGATTTATCTTTGATAGCCAATTTCTTAACATAACATAACTTATAAGCTTTCCGTCATCAATTCTTTAACATGTTTTAGAATAGACAAGAGAGCGAGAAATGATGTGTGTTCAAATTCATATATTTTTGTTGCAGGGTTTTCCAATAGGTTCGCCCTTAGTACCTGATATCTCGAGAGCAATCTTGCAAGTGACAGAAAGTGATAGAATGAGAGAGATCGAGAACGCTTGGTTTCAGAAGCCGATGGACTGTTCAGCATCGAAAGCTTCGGAGCTTTCTTCAAGTCGACTCAGCCCCATCAGCTTCTGGGGACTTTTTATGATCATCAGCGttgtttcttttgtttcttgCATCTCTTACATTGGCAAATTTCTGTACGACGAACGATTGGTGTGGTTAAACGTAAATCATACCATCTGGGCTAGAATTTCTCGCTTGTTTCTAATGTTTATGGGGAGAGACTTGAGAGCTCACCCGTTGCGGAGGAGGAGAAGATTCATAGATAATGCCAATCCTGTTCTTCGAAGAAACCGTAGTTTTTAGACTCAAGTTGCTCACATTCCAGCAGATTTAGAATGTGTTAATTTCTTCGTCGTTCTTGTGTGGCAcattttgaatatgattttcTGTTTTGATTTCATGAATTTGGCCAGTTCCATTTCTTCTTGTTCTTGAATGGGCCCTCCCCCAACCAGTCCTTCTGATGATTCCATCCACTCCTCTAAGTGCTTCAACGAATGTGAAGAGATTACACACCCAGAGAAAATTTCAAAAGATCTTGATAcaatttgtctttaaaaaaaaaacaattaggAGTTTTGGAGAATTCAAATCACAAAATCTCACATGGTTACTAACAAATTAGTATGTCAATTAAACTATATGCTTGGTTTAACAGAAAAATATAAGTTACACATTACAAAGGAGTCTCTAAGGGATCAAGTAGTTTCCAAATGAGTAGCCTACTGTTCTCATCTGAAAAATGAACCAAATTTCAAAATGTTGTGTTAAAAAGATTTGAGGTTGCAAATAAGAAATTATAGAGCCATTTGAGGTAAACAAGGAAAGTGAATTTGAATATTAATTCAATGGGAGATTATGGAGAAATCACCATAATATTGGAGCAATATattcataattttattgatattGGTTTGGTATGATGAGCTATAATCAATTGAGATGTTATAGTTGAGGTGGTGGACTTCGTTGTACGTCATATATTTTTCTGTTTCAAGTCAACTATATTTGGGTTTTATATATTCAATGTGTGAACATATAAGTTggctataatttaattaattacttatTTTGTGTATAAAATGGAATTAAAAATGAAACACACTCTCTCGAAAATATTTTACATTAAAATCTTGATTAGTTAATACTTTGAGAAACGACATAAAATTCATCTAAAATAATCTTTacataattataaattttcttAATATTTAACCAATAACAAACTTAATTTTAGTAAAATAAATCTCTCACCGAACTATTGGTACACAAAACTGAGGTTGTAAGTGGCTCtaatttctacttttttttagtGCAAATTAGGGGTAGAAGAATTTGAGACTTCTTCATCCTCATCAATTAAATGACAATTTAATATATAGTGTCCATTTAAATTTCCaaactctctctctttctcataCTCGATTTTATTCGGATGCTCCCTTGTATCCAAGCATTGTGTGAGTGCAGTTGTAATTTGAATTATATATAAGTAACATATTTAatttagggtaattataatatgtagcactatttagaataattattaagtatgtatcaatattttaaaaaaattgcaaaaatagcaaaatctatcagtaatacacttctatcgttgatagactcttatggtttatcagtgatagaccaacatttgctacatggtctatcagtgatagactcctatcattgatagattttaacaaattttgctatatttgcaatttttttaaaatgttgctacatacttaattattttgaatataattgttacatttgcaactatccctaatTTAAGAAAACTTGATAGTAGTATTTAATTACACGTTCAAGGTCTACTATCGCTTTTGAAAAAAACGAGCATAAATATATTAGTGACCAAGAGATTTATAATTTGAATCTCGTATAACCTTGTTATACTAAGAAAAACTTGaaattggaatatatattaATTTGCATTGGATATATAAAGAAATTAGCCCGCAACATTAACAATGTAACACACACTTGTATACTTGTCACCCATTATATAGACTTTGTATAAAGAAAGACCAACGACATAATCAAATTAGATCTTTCTTCTTGACAATGTTGCCAACTTGCTAATAATCTAAGCTCAAAATTAAGTCATCTTTttaaaaacacacacacattcTTCCCTCTCATTTAATTTAATGTTCattctatattattatttctttactgTTTTGTTAtgtgctcttttttttttcttttttttttggaaaatacGACTAATAATGTGTCATTTCTctacaaaagaagaaagataaaaatTAAACGTACTATGGCTTTAGACTTTTCTCAATGTTGACCTTAGCTTGTTGTATTAAAATTGGAAGAACTCACATTAAATATTGCATTTACTAGTTATATTTTATATCTCAActtggaaacaaaaaaaaaaaaaaaaaaaaagaaggtcTTGTTATCTTATTTTATGTTATCTTTAAATGTCAATGTCTTAGCAATATTATGCTACTCGgtattcaaatatttaattttgcaaataagtcgtttgaaaataaattaaagtgtTTGACAACTAACCCaattaaaataacttttaaaatatttttaaagtatatttaaacaatttttttcgaACATATATAGTGTATATTATTATCTTGACTAGGTCGAGTAACtattatttaaaatacattttaaaaattattttgagatgttgtgaagcaaaacaaaataaaactaaaaagtaCTTTTAAAAACAAAGGGATAAAAAAGTTCAAAGATCATTTTTGTAGTTTAGCATCACTACAACTACTactacactactacaaaaacaagtttactattctaaaaaaaaatatcatgaCCACTTTTTGTGACTCTTTTTTAATCGTGTATAATTCACTATTAAGGTAGGTGTATAGATGACTTGTGAAGAAAAATCATAAATGTTGTTTCATGACACTTTATTATTTCAATCAGTATTAAACATTTAAATATCTAACATATTATTGTTTTGTACATGACAAATTTGTATTATCAATGAATATTTCAAAAATTAACTTTTTCTGTCAATTAAACATTTACCTTGACATTGAAAATCAGTTACAAATTTGTTGTAGCACCCCGTACcctatttgtttttaaaatatatagtcAAAGAGATTAGAGATTTGAATTTATGAGTTTAAAACATTAGTGTGAATCTCGCATTTGTACCAAATTAATAAAGTCTTTGGTCGTGATATCTTGATTTGAGTTAGATTATATTACAGGCAACTTGGGCAGTTAGGATTTAATAGAATATAGTATTTGTCCTTTATGTATACAAAGGAATTAGAGAGAGTATTAATTTAAGTTAAAATATACAAAATCCAAAGCATTTATTTTTGTGGAGCAAATTGACAACtgggtgtgtgtgtgtgtatacaAGTCCGTATGTGAAAGAAACATATATTAGCGACTAAAATAGTTGTTAAATAAGTTTAGAGCCAATTGATGAACAATTGTAATAATAACCTTCCAAATCTGTAAACATTATTGAGTTCTCTATGGCTTTAAACCCAAGGCTTTCCTCTAGTCTTAGTCCTGTTGTTGTCTTTAATAGAGCTTCTTTTTCATTCACGTCTTACGTAACTCTATTTTGCCTTTCTTGAATGCATATATGCAACATAATTGGAACTAGGGTATTAAGAATGTGTCAATCTCTATTGATTATTTTCTTCTAGTATCTTGCTCAAAgaaatatgtgtatatatatacacacacgtCACCCTCTATAAACTAGGTCCAAAATCTTAAAttacataaaatatatatacaatttaGATTTTGACAATTCTTGTAGTCTTTtataataaattcaaaatattcaaaaataaCTCAAAACTTATGATTGATATTTAATTCCCCATTTCTAAATAAGTGTTGCAAAGCAACTCTTGATCCATCATTAAAGACATATATCCTTGTGGTGAGTTAGGTGAGAAACAAATTGAGTTTGATTTGGTATATGATCAACACACATTAATGAAAATAGTAAGCTGGGAACATTTCAACTAGTTTCTTCCTTCCACGTTCTTGAAATTAAGTTGTATAAATACAATGGTCCACCTATGTGTATCCATGCTGTGGAATATATGATAAAAACTAAAACGACAATGGAGAAACACAAAGCTTATTTGAGAGGTGGTTTTAGGGTGTTGGCCGTGATCTTTGTCCTCCTTAACATAGTAATGCCGGTGTCGGCGCAGTAGGAGGAGGAGGCGGCCACTGCCGTGGTAGTGAAAGTGAAGGTGGGCGTggttttgaatttgaatttttcttttgggAAGATGGGCTTGAGTTGTATTTCAATGGCTCTTGCTGATTTCTATTCTTCTCGGAATCGTTACAAAACAAGAGTGATTCTCAACACAATTGATTCCAATGACACAATTGTTGGTGCAGCTGCAGCAGGTTTGTCTGTgtctcttttatatatatatatatatatatatctttttataATATATGTCCAATACCTTTTCTTGACCAATGTTTGTGTTTTAAATAACTACCCTCCATGATAGACTTCCATTCATGATAAACTTCTTTTAGTAATAAAATTGTACAAGTGATGATTTAGTAATTATGACTAATATAAAGTCTACAAAAATGATCGCAGAAATGACAACAGCAACAATCCAATAATCTTTTTTGTTTGTCATTCTTCtataattgaattttatttttaaaaatgttagaaCAATGTAATCAATGGATTGGAGTTAGGGACTAAAATGAACTCTTTTCTAAACTTAAAATGTACGATTTTGAAATGATCTATTGTGCAAAACTTAAGAACTAAAATTGTAATTGGTGAAGAAACATATAATTATACATTTACACCAACTGTATTGAACAACAGCGTTGGATTTGATAAAGAAAGAGGAAGTACAAAGCATTATAGGTCCAACAAGTTCGATGCAAGCGAGTTTCATGATCGACGTTGGAGACAAAGCACAAGTTCCCATAATCTCATTTTCTGCCACACGACCTTCCCTCACATCCCATCGCAGCCCTTTCTTCTTTCGAATCGCCCAAGCTGATTCCTTTCAAGTGAAAGCCATTGCAGCCATTGTCAAGGCCTTCAAATGGCGAAAAGTTGTCCCAATATACGTTGACAACGAGTTCGGCGACGGTATCATCCCTTACCTTGTCGACGCTCTACAAGAGGTAGATGCGAATGTGCCATACCAAACCCTCATATCTCCTACCGCCACCAACGACGAGATCGAACTCAAACTTTCAAATTTAATGAATTTGCAAACTCGAGTGTTTGTGGTGCACATGTTACCTGACCTTGCTTCAAGACTCTTCACTATGGCAAAAAAGAAGGGAATGATGGGTCGTGGCTTCGCTTGGATAGTAACAGATGCTATCACAAACGAGTTTAATTCGATGGAACCCTCAATTCTTGATCAATCAATGCAAGGAGTTTTGGGAATAAAAACTTATGTCCCAGGAACCAAACGCCTTGAATCCTTCAAACGTGGTTGGCAAAGAAGATTTCTAAGCTACTATCCAACCATAGAAGAAATTCCTGAGCTGAATGTGTTTGGTTTATGGGCTTATGACACAGCTTGGGCAATAGCCACCGCAGTCGAGAAGGCAGGCACCGACAATCTTCGATATAGCAAGCCCAATAATGTTACTCTTACCGCCACCATGAAAACTGttattttctagagtaaaaataaatattgcaatggaaaattgaagacaaattcatttcaattacattcaaagaaaaatacagtatttaaagtcttaaaaataactacccactaacatcatgaccctaaactttctccactaacatcatgaccctaaactttctccactaatcaacatgaccctagactttctccatgattacaaatcatgaatgactaattcctaagaaataggaacaaacttggactaaattaacttaacaaagatAAACACACATGAGCATGTTTCAATCATAAAGCACTTTCTTAACACTCCTCCTTGCTTTAGGAGTTGCAAACACCAAGTTTTGACCTTAGAAACTCGAACTTGCAAGTAGGCAACGGTTTAGTTAATATGTCTGCAACTTGATCTTCTGTTTTGCAGTAGACAAGAATCACCTCTCCACTTTTCTGCACttcccttaaaaaaaataacttgatGTTAAAATGTTTAGTCTTCTTATAAAACACAGGATTATGAGAAATAGCAATAGCCGCTTTGTTATCAACAAGAATCTCCGTGCTTTTCTTCTGCTCCAGATCAAGGTCAAGTAAAATTTTCCTCAGCCATAAAGCTTGATTGGCAGTAGCTGTTGCAGCAATAAATTCTGCTTCAGCAGTGGATTGGGCTACaatctcttgctttttcgagcTCCAAGAGAAAACACCAGAGCTAAGAGTAAAACAGTAACCTAAAGTGCTTCTCATATCATCAATGGAACCTCCCCAATCACTATCAGAAAAACCAATCAGTTTGAACTCCTTGCCCCTAGTGAACTTAACACCAAAATCACTTGTGCCTTTGACATATCGTATCACTCTTTTTGCTGCCTTAAGATGTAATTCACTTGCACAATGCATGAAACGAGACAAAATACTCACAGCATTcaaaatatcaggtcttgttGCTGTGAGATACATCAAGCAACCAATTAAACTCCTAAAATATCCTTCATCAACTTTGTCAGCACCATCTTCTTTGCACAACTTCTCTTTTTGATTCATTGGAGTGCTTACAGCCTTACACTCATCCATCTTaaacttctttagtatttcctttgcatattttttctGGCAAATGAAAACTTCACCTTGCCCTTGCTTGATCTCTATGCCAAGGAAGTAGGACATGAGCCCGAGATCTGTCATTTCaaacatcttcatcatctcccatttgaaattttgaatatgatctGCATTGTTTCCTGTAACCAGTAGGTCATCAACATACAGTGAAACAATAAGAATGTTAGTACCATTGTGCTTAACATATAAGGTTGATTCTGATAGACTTTTCAAAAATCCCAAGCTCAGTAAATGTTCATCAATTTTGCTATACCAAGCTCTTGGAGCTTGTTTTAAACCATAAAGAGCCTTCTTGAGAAGATAGACTTTATTTCTTTCACCTTGCTTCTCACATCCTTCGGGCTGCTCAACATAAATTTCTTCTTGTAAGACACCATTCAAAAAAGCTGATTTGACATCCAACTGATACAATTTCCACCCCTTTTGTGCAGCTATTGCAAATAGTAACCTGATTGTGTCCATTCTAGCAACAGGAGCAAAAGTATCAGAGTAATCAACACCAAAGATTTGAGCATACCCTTTAACCACAAGCCTGGCTTTGTGCTTGTTAATCGAGCCATCAGCATTAAGCTTGGTTCTAAACACCCATTTAACTCCAATTACCTTCCTATCTTGAGGTCTGTCAACAAGGATCCAAGTTTTGTTCTTCTCTATCATTGACAACTCCTCCTCCATTGCAGCTATCCACCTTTGATCTTTCTTTGCTTCTGCATAGTTTGCAGGTTCACACACAGCAACATTGCACCTTTCATAAATATCAGAAAGCAACCTTGTTCCTCTCACGGAAGCATCATCTACTATTTCATTCTGCCtgtcatcttcctcttcaatgcttgaatcaaaaaacttgaatttcatcttttccaaggtctgacctttcttctctgcatcatcaaag
This genomic window contains:
- the LOC103488371 gene encoding glutamate receptor 2.8-like, giving the protein MVVPMKSTRNKNAWEFIRPLTGQMWALTGGFFLVIALVVWILEHRINEEFDGSALDQLCTSLWYSFSTMVFAHRDVTFNNWTRVVVIIWLFIVLVITQSYTASLASLLTVQELKPAVTDINQLLKNGENIGLQGGSFIYEILKSLKFNDIQLKTYSSVEQMHELFTKGSMNGGISAALDEIPYINLFLAKYCSQYTTTEPTYKAEGFGFGFPIGSPLVPDISRAILQVTESDRMREIENAWFQKPMDCSASKASELSSSRLSPISFWGLFMIISVVSFVSCISYIGKFLYDERLVWLNVNHTIWARISRLFLMFMGRDLRAHPLRRRRRFIDNANPVLRRNRSF